A window of Procambarus clarkii isolate CNS0578487 chromosome 9, FALCON_Pclarkii_2.0, whole genome shotgun sequence contains these coding sequences:
- the LOC123766099 gene encoding uncharacterized protein isoform X2 gives MALLSTILGVLVVLVVGVSCQYGPVQVPDIGRVDRPLLGNIIPIDRFPAQNSGFGSSNHPVDLQTTQGGSVNLPRVVLSQAAPFRFSSQSDINFNQGSGQAAGAVFGQGVGSGQATGAVFGQGVGSGQATGAVFGQGVGSGQAAGAIFGQGVGSGQAAGAIFGQGVGSGQAAGAIFGQGVGSGQAAGAIFGQGVGSGQAAGAIFGQGVGSGQAAGAIFGQGVGSGQVAGTIFGQGVRSGQAAGAVFGQNQATVLGSGRFNQVSVPRVTIGIPEVRSVDALLTPTVTQVITIDRCVTVTDQAFNSVAVTLTSFSVQTVTVGTRAVLQTPVDDRVALQTSVFVRPGTVTLTEVKSDFRIVTETSLTHVTLSHTSYVISQYTFTTTATQVQTYTATLVRTNISTQRTTVTNYRTVTDTVFVNSGYGYRPQ, from the exons atggcgctgctttcTACAATcttgggagtgctggtggtgctTGTCGTCGGTGTGTCTTGCCAGTATGGACCAGTTCAA GTACCTGACATTGGACGCGTCGACAGACCTCTTCTCGGCAACATTATACCTATCGACAGGTTTCCTGCCCAAAACAGCGGATTTGGTTCTAGTAATCATCCTGTAGACCTTCAGACCACACAAGGCGGATCGGTGAACTTACCCCGGGTAGTTTTAAGTCAAGCCGCTCCATTTAGATTTTCCAGTCAGTCGGACATTAACTTCAACCAAGGCAGCGGTCAGGCGGCTGGAGCCGTCTTTGGACAGGGTGTAGGAAGCGGTCAGGCGACTGGAGCCGTCTTTGGACAGGGTGTAGGAAGCGGTCAGGCGACTGGAGCCGTCTTTGGACAGGGTGTAGGAAGCGGTCAGGCGGCTGGAGCAATCTTTGGACAGGGTGTAGGAAGCGGTCAGGCGGCTGGAGCAATCTTTGGACAGGGTGTAGGAAGCGGTCAGGCGGCTGGAGCAATCTTTGGACAGGGTGTAGGAAGCGGTCAGGCGGCTGGAGCAATCTTTGGACAGGGTGTAGGAAGCGGTCAGGCGGCTGGAGCAATCTTTGGACAGGGTGTAGGAAGCGGTCAGGCGGCTGGAGCAATCTTTGGACAGGGTGTAGGAAGCGGTCAGGTGGCTGGAACAATATTTGGACAGGGTGTACGAAGCGGTCAGGCGGCTGGAGCAGTCTTTGGCCAGAACCAAGCTACAGTACTCGGCAGTGGCCGGTTTAACCAGGTCAGTGTTCCTCGCGTGACTATTGGCATCCCTGAAGTTAGAAGCGTGGACGCACTCTTGACCCCAACTGTCACCCAAGTTATCACCATCGACCGCTGCGTCACTGTCACCGACCAGGCCTTCAACAGCGTGGCCGTGACCCTGACTTCCTTCAGCGTGCAGACTGTCACCGTGGGAACTAGAGCG GTGCTGCAGACTCCCGTCGATGACCGCGTCGCTCTCCAGACATCGGTGTTTGTCCGGCCCGGGACCGTAACATTAACGGAGGTGAAGTCTGACTTCAGGATCGTGACTGAAACTTCCCTAACCCACGTGACCCTCTCCCACACGTCCTACGTTATCAGCCagtacaccttcaccaccacggCCACCCAAGT ACAAACATATACGGCGACTTTGGTGCGTACAAACATCAGCACCCAGAGAACTACAGTCACAAACTACCGGACTGTCACCGACACTGTCTTCGTTAACAGCGGCTACGGCTACAGACCACAGTAG